Proteins found in one Paenibacillus sp. FSL R10-2782 genomic segment:
- a CDS encoding TIGR01777 family oxidoreductase has protein sequence MNIVICGGTGLVGCALTKSLLNDGHTVKIITRKPMAGHEASPRLQYMSWNELKQKPESLEGIDVAINLAGETLNQRWTDKSKQRILQSRLLSVAKLAQALNALQKKPEVIIQASAVAAYGTSLTETFDETSPRRSEDFLSQVVEQWEEAANAYPSNARLIKLRISLVLDSKRGAFPLMKLPYSFGFGGKIGSGHQWMSWIHIKDIVRLITHCIHTPNIAGAVNASSPHPLTNDQFGKTVAEVYHRPHWFPVPGVLVQKLVGEMSTLVLDGQKVIPRKALEHGFQFNYPSLKEALEELHSPHEQH, from the coding sequence ATGAACATCGTCATATGCGGAGGTACTGGATTAGTAGGGTGTGCGCTGACCAAAAGCTTGCTCAACGACGGGCATACGGTGAAGATAATCACCCGTAAACCCATGGCAGGTCACGAAGCTAGCCCACGCTTGCAATATATGAGCTGGAACGAGCTGAAACAAAAACCGGAATCATTAGAGGGCATAGATGTGGCCATTAATTTGGCAGGCGAAACGCTGAACCAGCGCTGGACGGACAAGTCCAAACAAAGGATTCTCCAATCACGCCTGTTGTCTGTTGCCAAATTGGCCCAAGCACTAAATGCTCTGCAAAAAAAGCCGGAAGTTATCATTCAGGCTTCGGCTGTCGCCGCCTACGGTACATCTCTTACTGAAACGTTCGATGAAACCAGCCCGCGCCGTTCGGAAGACTTTCTGTCTCAAGTGGTCGAGCAGTGGGAGGAGGCCGCCAACGCCTACCCTTCCAATGCCCGGTTAATCAAGCTGCGCATTAGTCTCGTACTGGACAGCAAACGCGGTGCATTTCCACTGATGAAGCTGCCTTACAGCTTCGGATTCGGCGGCAAAATAGGCAGCGGCCATCAATGGATGAGCTGGATTCATATTAAGGATATCGTCCGCCTGATCACCCATTGCATCCATACGCCGAATATCGCCGGGGCTGTGAACGCTTCATCACCACATCCATTGACGAACGACCAGTTTGGTAAAACCGTGGCTGAGGTATACCACCGCCCACACTGGTTCCCCGTTCCCGGCGTTCTCGTACAAAAGCTGGTCGGCGAGATGAGTACCCTCGTTTTAGACGGTCAAAAAGTAATCCCGCGCAAGGCGCTGGAGCACGGATTTCAGTTTAACTATCCTTCACTGAAGGAAGCACTGGAGGAACTACATTCTCCTCATGAGCAGCATTGA